One Podospora pseudopauciseta strain CBS 411.78 chromosome 5 map unlocalized CBS411.78m_5, whole genome shotgun sequence DNA window includes the following coding sequences:
- the PTH2 gene encoding Gluconate transport-inducing protein (COG:G; COG:T; EggNog:ENOG503NXQ1): MTTMETYHGMVKTPADAIKLFEACRLGLLPRVQRRLSEKERQQIRSGSVYVWDEREAGMRRWTDGKSWSASRVSGSFLTYREMEGKRGNGFGNSRRGAGRTPDSGRGSDEDQDDGEPDSLAAGYRYKTDGLMKQSFSITTSNSQHLHLISYYTRNSQNLQTPSTDPQLRGIIPQKGMYPESSLNDQSALTRSPMQQPPYPPQVQQLHHLPPGYPGYAPHPAHHGHYQPWPPSPGTTPPYGHPYNGHHHPGHPVHPGAHPAPYGHHLPQLQYGPPPPPPPQQPYHSANHHQYERERAPTLPPLQLPQQRPPQPPPQLPLPAPTPSQPPHHAPYSQPGSVSTPILPPRIAPLGSPRSRQLQAKAREAISDPRLALNGGIQLAPVQPPQQHQQPPPMRPIITTHTASPPNRALSVSPNSDGRNRDPTSASTKASLSALLSHPTPPLTNASSAVSSEPNSAGPSVGGGSNSANSSPRTAHGGVGRPPQLPAIHDFARVEAGSIGKLNSNFRG; the protein is encoded by the coding sequence ATGACGACAATGGAGACATATCACGGCATGGTCAAGACGCCTGCCGACGCCATCAAACTTTTCGAGGCTTGCCGACTGGGACTTTTGCCTAGAGTTCAAAGAAGATTGTCCGAAAAGGAACGGCAACAGATTCGATCCGGGTCGGTTTATGTCTGGGATGAGAGGGAAGCTGGCATGCGGAGGTGGACTGATGGAAAGTCATGGAGCGCCAGCCGTGTGTCTGGGAGTTTTTTGACATACCGCGAGATGGAAGGCAAGCGAGGGAATGGTTTTGGGAACtcgaggaggggggctgGGAGAACTCCGGATTCTGGTCGTGGCAGTGATGAGGAtcaggatgatggggagccAGACAGTTTGGCGGCTGGCTACCGCTACAAGACTGACGGCCTTATGAAGCAATCgttcagcatcaccacctccaactcTCAGCATCTTCACCTCATTTCGTACTACACCAGAAATTCACAGAACTTGCAGACACCGAGCACCGACCCCCAACTGCGAGGCATCATTCCGCAGAAGGGCATGTACCCCGAGTCGAGCCTGAACGATCAATCGGCCTTGACACGGTCGCCGATGCAGCAGCCGCCCTACCCACCACAGGTACAGCagcttcatcatcttcccccAGGCTACCCGGGATATGCTCCGCATCCCGCTCACCACGGCCATTATCAACCCTGGCCACCGTCGCCGGGAACGACACCGCCCTACGGTCATCCATACAAtggtcaccaccaccccggccACCCAGTTCATCCTGGTGCCCATCCAGCACCATACGGTCACCATCTTCCCCAGCTGCAATATggccctccaccaccgccaccacctcaacagcCATATCACTCGGCAAATCATCACCAGTACGAGCGAGAAAGAGCGCCCACTCTTCCACCATTGCAACTGCCTCAACAGCggccaccacaaccaccgccTCAGCTCCCTCTTCCCGCCCCAACTCCATCTCAGCCGCCTCACCACGCCCCATACTCCCAGCCAGGATCTGTCTCAACACCCATCTTACCACCCAGAATAGCACCTCTTGGCTCTCCCCGATCTCGGCAGCTTCAAGCTAAGGCCAGAGAAGCCATCTCGGACCCGAGACTTGCTCTCAATGGTGGGATCCAGCTCGCCCCAGTCCAACcaccccagcaacaccaacagccaccaccaatGCGTCcaatcatcaccacacacacgGCCAGCCCTCCCAACAGGGCCCTTTCTGTCTCGCCAAATTCCGACGGTCGAAACCGTGATCCAACAAGCGCAAGCACAAAAGCGAGCTTGTCAGCACTGCTTTCTCACCCTACCCCGCCGCTGACCAACGCCTCCTCGGCGGTGTCGTCTGAGCCTAACAGTGCCGGGCCGTCGGTGGGTGGCGGGTCGAATTCGGCGAATAGCTCGCCGAGGACGGCgcatgggggggttgggaggccGCCGCAATTGCCGGCTATTCATGACTTTGCGAGGGTGGAAGCGGGGAGCATCGGGAAGCTGAACAGTAACTTTCGGGGGTAG